In one Rutidosis leptorrhynchoides isolate AG116_Rl617_1_P2 chromosome 8, CSIRO_AGI_Rlap_v1, whole genome shotgun sequence genomic region, the following are encoded:
- the LOC139863914 gene encoding uncharacterized protein, with product MPIYFVSKALSGSELNYRPIEKLVYALVVTARRLRRYFQAHPITVLTDQPIRQLLYKPEISGRLTKWAIVLGKHEISYCTRSAIKGQVMADYLAETATDMPAIDDPEQLPAPPLELWELYTDGAESSEGAGAGLILTGPHQEEHTYALRFNFKVTNNEAEYEALLAGMRIARELGIKKL from the coding sequence ATGCCAATTTACTTCGTCAGCAAAGCGCTATCAGGAAGTGAACTGAATTATCGCCCCATCGAAAAACTTGTGTACGCGCTCGTTGTCACCGCCCGACGTCTGCGCAGATATTTCCAAGCACATCCGATAACGGTGCTCACCGATCAGCCTATTCGACAGCTACTCTATAAGCCCGAGATATCAGGCAGGCTGACCAAATGGGCAATAGTGCTAGGTAAGCATGAAATCTCATATTGCACAAGAAGCGCTATTAAGGGGCAGGTGATGGCCGATTATTTAGCTGAAACGGCCACTGATATGCCAGCGATAGACGACCCTGAACAGCTTCCCGCGCCCCCACTCGAACTATGGGAGCTCTATACCGACGGCGCAGAAAGCTCCGAGGGCGCTGGCGCAGGATTAATTCTTACAGGCCCGCATcaggaagagcatacatacgcgctACGATTTAACTTTAAGGTGACAAACAACGAGGCAGAGTATGAGGCACTGTTAGCAGGAATGCGCATAGCTCGAGAGCTAGGAATAAAGAAGCTGTAA